The following proteins come from a genomic window of Methanocella conradii HZ254:
- a CDS encoding thiolase domain-containing protein, with amino-acid sequence MKMLYITGIGRTKFGALPQTLQELAYEAMYNAVMDSKLSINDIDAIFVSNFLGGPLNGQLHFNSIIASLLPGINIPIVRIETACASSSIALKQALYSLSQFENVMVLGVEKMTSKTILGTTEAIAMAADRCLDQQNGLIFPAAYALIAQQYMLKYGINHDILEQVSFINHKNSRLNPLAHFFYKDVTIETIRKSPIIATPLNLFDCSPISDGAAAIIVSKEKKSDRDIEVLSSQYVTDAISITQREDLTSFKATRLAAKKAYSEAGLKPDDIDILEVHDCFTISELIALEDLGFCKPGESSELVINGDILKDGRIPVNMDGGLKANGHPIGATGLAQIYEIVVQLRGEAGIRQIKNANIGMAQNIGGIGGTAAITILGRS; translated from the coding sequence ATGAAAATGTTGTATATAACTGGTATAGGCCGGACAAAATTTGGAGCGCTGCCTCAAACGCTACAAGAGCTTGCTTATGAAGCCATGTATAATGCAGTTATGGATAGTAAATTGAGCATAAACGATATCGATGCCATTTTTGTGTCCAACTTTCTAGGCGGCCCCCTAAATGGACAATTGCATTTTAATTCGATTATCGCGTCATTACTCCCCGGGATAAATATACCAATTGTAAGAATTGAAACAGCATGCGCTTCTTCAAGCATTGCTTTAAAACAGGCCTTATACTCATTGAGCCAATTTGAAAACGTTATGGTACTTGGCGTCGAAAAGATGACCTCGAAAACAATCTTAGGCACCACTGAAGCTATAGCAATGGCTGCCGATCGATGCCTAGATCAACAAAACGGTCTGATATTCCCCGCTGCCTATGCCTTGATTGCTCAGCAATATATGCTAAAATACGGTATAAACCATGATATTCTCGAACAGGTATCATTTATAAATCATAAAAATTCAAGATTAAATCCACTCGCTCACTTCTTCTATAAGGATGTCACTATCGAGACTATCAGGAAATCTCCTATTATAGCGACACCATTAAACCTATTCGATTGCAGCCCGATATCAGATGGAGCAGCGGCGATCATCGTATCAAAGGAAAAGAAGTCGGATAGGGATATAGAGGTCTTAAGTTCACAATATGTGACGGATGCCATCTCCATTACGCAGCGAGAAGACCTCACGTCATTTAAAGCAACTCGGCTAGCCGCTAAAAAAGCTTACAGCGAAGCCGGTCTCAAGCCAGATGATATTGACATCCTGGAAGTACACGATTGTTTTACTATCAGCGAGTTAATAGCCCTGGAGGACCTTGGATTTTGTAAGCCTGGAGAATCTTCAGAGTTAGTTATTAATGGTGACATCCTGAAGGACGGTAGAATACCGGTTAACATGGATGGCGGGCTTAAAGCGAATGGGCATCCGATAGGCGCGACCGGGCTTGCCCAGATATACGAAATCGTAGTACAGTTAAGGGGGGAGGCCGGAATACGACAAATAAAAAACGCGAACATTGGCATGGCTCAGAATATCGGCGGCATTGGCGGCACAGCAGCTATCACCATTTTGGGGAGGAGCTAA
- a CDS encoding acyltransferase: MKEPEEINGIELMEHYGYKGVSGKIKYYFRFIFNWVLQTLAKISPHPGLTVKLQRIRGVKIGNHVYIGPDVNIDDLYPGLITIEDYVSVGMRSMIFAHSNPTCSLEIKTKYYPRVVKPTTIKKGAWIAPGTIILAGITIGENSVVAAGSIVIKDVEPYTVVGGNPAKLLKKLDHADSPDKGG, from the coding sequence ATGAAAGAACCAGAAGAGATAAATGGAATAGAACTGATGGAGCATTATGGATATAAAGGAGTATCTGGAAAAATAAAATATTATTTCCGCTTTATTTTTAATTGGGTTTTACAAACTTTAGCAAAAATCTCTCCTCACCCAGGTCTTACGGTTAAGCTACAAAGAATACGAGGGGTAAAAATAGGTAATCACGTTTATATTGGGCCTGATGTAAACATTGATGACCTGTATCCTGGCTTGATAACGATAGAAGATTATGTAAGTGTAGGCATGAGGTCGATGATTTTCGCACATTCAAATCCTACATGTTCTCTTGAAATTAAAACCAAATATTATCCAAGGGTTGTAAAACCCACGACAATTAAAAAAGGGGCGTGGATTGCTCCAGGCACGATCATCTTAGCAGGCATTACAATAGGTGAGAATAGCGTTGTTGCAGCGGGTAGTATCGTTATAAAAGATGTTGAGCCATATACCGTTGTAGGCGGAAATCCTGCAAAGCTATTAAAAAAACTTGATCACGCGGACTCGCCTGACAAGGGCGGATAA
- a CDS encoding polysaccharide deacetylase family protein: MPYRIYKIINIFVCDKMKNALSIDFEDCLCNEFLLKYIPKDIDKKKIEDQVIEATDLLLKLLDKYDTKATFFVLGKLANKYPEYIKMLDEAGHEIGSHGYSHTPLYDLGKDGFEKELKLSTELLKSITHKQPLGFRAPSFSINQSTSWAFELLEKYGYKYDSSVFPVKMILYGVPNAPLTPYRPNINDISKNDPDGKIIEYPLTVLKTIINIPISGGYYLRFFPKWFLDLSISRISKSRPVMIYVHPWETYKNTTKINAPLIYKFEAYYGIKNSLNKLEMLISKYKFEPIADQLKI, translated from the coding sequence ATGCCATACAGAATATACAAAATAATAAATATTTTTGTCTGTGATAAAATGAAAAATGCGTTAAGCATTGATTTTGAAGATTGCCTATGCAATGAATTTTTACTTAAATATATACCTAAGGATATTGATAAAAAGAAAATAGAAGACCAAGTAATAGAAGCTACAGACCTTCTTCTCAAATTGCTTGATAAATATGATACAAAGGCAACATTTTTTGTTTTAGGCAAATTGGCAAATAAATATCCAGAATACATTAAAATGCTGGATGAAGCAGGACATGAGATCGGATCACATGGATATTCGCATACTCCGCTATATGATCTAGGAAAAGATGGTTTTGAAAAGGAGCTCAAATTATCTACAGAACTATTAAAATCGATAACACATAAACAGCCTTTAGGGTTCAGAGCGCCCAGTTTCTCGATCAATCAATCGACGAGCTGGGCCTTTGAGCTATTAGAAAAATATGGATATAAATATGATTCAAGCGTTTTTCCGGTAAAAATGATACTATATGGAGTTCCAAATGCTCCACTTACGCCTTATCGGCCTAATATAAATGATATATCCAAAAATGATCCTGATGGGAAGATCATAGAATATCCATTAACTGTCTTGAAGACAATAATAAATATACCCATATCTGGCGGATATTATTTGCGGTTTTTCCCTAAATGGTTTTTAGATTTATCCATAAGTAGAATTAGCAAATCTAGACCTGTTATGATATACGTTCATCCATGGGAGACGTACAAAAATACTACAAAAATTAATGCCCCATTAATTTATAAATTTGAAGCTTACTATGGCATAAAAAATTCACTTAATAAATTAGAGATGCTGATCAGCAAGTACAAATTTGAGCCAATTGCAGACCAGCTAAAAATTTAA
- a CDS encoding glycosyltransferase family 2 protein translates to MNTSAVVESDAHTGITILQVFKGNVKVMVAIPAYNEEVAIGSIVLRSRKYADKVVVVDDGSVDKTAEIARMAGAEVISHKINEGKGAAIRDAFEYAKKTDADILVLIDGDGQHNPDEIPLLLSPILNGEADVVNGSRFVNGNGRNVPRYRRLGQEVLTLATNTGTKMHITDTQNGFRAFSRKTFGCFGFRQNGMAIESEMLMDAANAEMRIKEVPIDVRYDVAKASTYNPITHGFVVLGSVISLISQRRPLMFFCVPGALAFVMGLFFAFLAFDAFNATRNILIFYTMATVTCIIVGTFSTFTGFILNAIQNIQNNKYFCL, encoded by the coding sequence ATGAATACTTCAGCTGTCGTTGAAAGCGACGCTCATACTGGCATTACCATTCTTCAGGTTTTTAAAGGGAATGTGAAGGTGATGGTGGCGATACCGGCGTACAACGAGGAGGTTGCCATTGGGAGCATCGTTTTGAGGTCAAGGAAGTACGCCGATAAAGTCGTCGTGGTAGATGACGGGTCGGTTGATAAGACTGCCGAGATAGCCAGGATGGCCGGGGCGGAGGTCATTTCTCACAAGATTAACGAGGGAAAAGGAGCGGCTATCCGTGATGCCTTCGAGTACGCTAAAAAGACTGATGCGGATATCCTGGTCCTTATCGATGGCGATGGGCAGCACAACCCCGATGAGATACCATTGCTTTTAAGCCCTATCCTTAATGGGGAGGCTGACGTGGTGAATGGATCGAGGTTTGTTAATGGTAATGGGCGTAACGTGCCCAGATATCGGCGATTAGGGCAGGAGGTATTGACGCTGGCCACCAACACGGGCACGAAGATGCACATTACGGATACTCAGAATGGGTTCAGGGCATTTTCCAGAAAGACTTTTGGATGCTTCGGTTTTCGCCAGAATGGAATGGCGATAGAAAGTGAAATGCTCATGGACGCTGCCAACGCGGAGATGCGGATAAAAGAGGTGCCCATCGATGTGAGGTATGACGTGGCAAAAGCTTCTACCTATAACCCCATAACGCATGGTTTCGTGGTGCTGGGAAGCGTGATATCGCTGATTTCTCAGAGAAGGCCGCTGATGTTCTTCTGCGTGCCAGGAGCATTAGCATTTGTGATGGGATTATTTTTTGCATTCCTGGCATTTGATGCGTTTAACGCCACAAGGAATATATTGATATTTTACACGATGGCAACTGTAACGTGTATAATAGTTGGAACTTTCAGCACATTTACTGGATTTATATTGAATGCCATACAGAATATACAAAATAATAAATATTTTTGTCTGTGA
- a CDS encoding ParB/RepB/Spo0J family partition protein encodes MEYRRKNVQTIHIKRIYVDNGHIRRNIRDILGLKETIADAGLLQPILVQQAEQGYKVIDGARRLEALKALEVQELIIGKDVIVDDEETEADFKFKQLIANVQREDINDIELGHAFVVLKEKYGYQYKEIAEIIGKTPHYVAAKVGLAKRLIPEVQELVVKSWEAAKCIRDTLKEESGDAEEPYSMNVKIIEDIARLPAELQRASYEFIRDREMDTGEALRYLRKVKAGLEEARAEEDAEEAGLEVKKYLEKIYRDVDKLSVTIKSSPVVDNEKVASTIEELINRLNLLYMEVKAGSKKSTGVATNL; translated from the coding sequence GTGGAATATAGGCGAAAAAACGTACAAACAATCCATATAAAAAGGATATACGTTGATAATGGGCATATTAGACGGAATATAAGGGATATCCTGGGCCTTAAGGAGACTATAGCGGATGCCGGGTTGCTTCAGCCCATCCTCGTCCAGCAGGCTGAACAGGGGTATAAGGTGATTGATGGGGCACGCCGGCTGGAGGCGCTTAAAGCCCTTGAGGTGCAGGAGCTTATCATAGGCAAAGACGTTATCGTCGATGACGAAGAGACCGAGGCCGACTTTAAGTTTAAGCAACTCATCGCTAACGTTCAGCGGGAGGATATCAACGATATCGAGCTTGGGCACGCTTTTGTTGTCTTGAAGGAGAAATATGGCTATCAGTATAAGGAGATAGCCGAGATTATCGGTAAGACGCCTCATTATGTGGCGGCTAAGGTGGGATTGGCGAAGCGCCTCATCCCTGAGGTCCAGGAGCTGGTTGTGAAGAGCTGGGAGGCCGCAAAATGTATCCGGGATACATTGAAGGAGGAATCCGGGGATGCTGAGGAGCCTTACTCGATGAACGTTAAGATTATAGAGGATATTGCCCGATTGCCCGCGGAGCTTCAGAGGGCTTCATACGAGTTTATTCGTGATAGGGAGATGGATACGGGCGAAGCCTTGCGTTATCTCAGGAAGGTGAAGGCGGGCCTTGAGGAGGCCAGGGCTGAAGAGGATGCCGAGGAGGCGGGCCTGGAGGTTAAGAAGTACCTTGAGAAGATTTACAGGGATGTTGATAAGCTCTCTGTGACCATTAAGTCGTCTCCCGTGGTTGATAACGAGAAGGTGGCTTCAACTATTGAGGAGCTCATAAATAGGCTGAATCTGCTGTACATGGAGGTTAAAGCCGGCTCTAAGAAGAGCACGGGAGTTGCGACGAATTTATGA
- a CDS encoding PaaI family thioesterase — MQSEELSRFFKRDRFAEYNGIELLEVGDGRARSAMKLTPNHLNGLGIVHGAAIFALADFTFAAASNSRGNVAVAINANISYMKSVSTGTLYAEAREVSINHKLGTYTIDVTNEAGELLAVFQGMVYRKKEKIDQLP; from the coding sequence ATGCAAAGCGAGGAATTATCACGATTCTTCAAGAGAGACAGGTTCGCGGAATATAACGGGATAGAACTGCTGGAGGTGGGGGATGGCCGCGCCAGGTCGGCGATGAAGCTAACTCCGAACCACCTCAACGGCCTGGGAATCGTACATGGGGCGGCAATATTCGCCCTGGCCGATTTTACCTTCGCGGCCGCATCCAACTCCCGCGGTAACGTGGCCGTGGCGATAAACGCGAACATATCTTACATGAAATCGGTCTCGACGGGCACGCTGTACGCAGAGGCACGGGAGGTCTCCATCAACCATAAGCTTGGCACTTACACGATAGACGTCACCAATGAGGCGGGCGAGCTTCTCGCAGTTTTCCAGGGCATGGTGTACCGGAAGAAAGAAAAAATAGACCAGCTACCCTGA
- a CDS encoding DUF2795 domain-containing protein, whose product MVSIIAKVSKSLKGIHFPVDREKCIDYAKKNMAPEDVLNALKHIPEGKYESMAGLWHAVSREKR is encoded by the coding sequence ATGGTATCCATTATCGCTAAAGTGTCGAAATCATTAAAAGGCATTCACTTTCCTGTTGACAGGGAAAAGTGCATCGATTACGCTAAAAAGAATATGGCCCCTGAAGACGTGCTTAACGCCCTCAAGCACATACCCGAGGGTAAATACGAGAGCATGGCGGGCCTGTGGCATGCCGTAAGCCGGGAAAAGCGCTAG
- a CDS encoding general stress protein — translation MAEQKEQEKGRMTVEEAGHKGGERTAETHGREFYQQIGHKGGERTAETHGREFYQQIGHKGGERTAETHGREFYQQIGHKGGQKIRELIEKAEEKREEKGY, via the coding sequence ATGGCTGAGCAAAAAGAGCAGGAGAAAGGCAGGATGACGGTCGAAGAGGCCGGCCACAAGGGCGGGGAGAGGACCGCCGAGACCCATGGAAGGGAGTTCTACCAGCAAATCGGCCACAAGGGCGGGGAGAGGACCGCCGAGACCCATGGAAGGGAGTTCTACCAGCAAATCGGCCACAAGGGCGGGGAGAGGACCGCCGAGACCCATGGAAGGGAGTTCTACCAGCAAATCGGCCACAAGGGCGGCCAAAAGATTAGAGAGCTGATCGAGAAAGCTGAGGAAAAAAGGGAGGAAAAAGGCTACTAG
- the comE gene encoding sulfopyruvate decarboxylase subunit beta, whose product MASVEREVVNIMKSCGLEVILTLPCDKIKNLLALIPSSFKEIPLTREENGVGIAAGLYMAGKKPALMIQSTGIGNSLNVLASLNQTYNIPLPILASWRGVYKEAIPAQVFFGKRLPAILDAAEIPYVAIGSTGDLELIKKSINLSFRSNTPLVVLLSPRLWEPTEKYSSPEFTMKERHYDITYHSHIPEATHTRLEMIKGIVPYLKDRIVVSNIGIPSKELYAALDQDTNFYMLGSLGLASSIGQGLAMGQEKEVITLDGDGSILMNPNVLASVAQEKPKNLTIICFDNGAHGSTGNQQTFANRMDLELLAKAYGIENTVKASTPSELLKALDTKCEGPRFIHAIILAKNADVPNIPLSPVQIKERLMAAISRKF is encoded by the coding sequence ATGGCCAGCGTTGAGCGAGAAGTCGTTAACATTATGAAGTCGTGCGGCCTTGAGGTCATATTGACGCTGCCGTGCGATAAGATAAAGAACCTTTTGGCGCTGATACCCTCTAGCTTTAAGGAGATACCCCTCACCAGGGAGGAGAATGGCGTGGGCATCGCCGCCGGCCTTTACATGGCCGGGAAGAAGCCGGCGCTCATGATCCAGAGCACTGGAATTGGAAATTCTCTCAACGTGCTCGCGTCGCTGAACCAGACCTATAATATACCTCTGCCAATCCTGGCTAGCTGGAGGGGCGTATATAAGGAAGCCATACCTGCCCAGGTCTTTTTTGGTAAGCGCTTGCCAGCTATCCTTGACGCCGCCGAGATACCGTACGTGGCCATAGGCTCCACAGGCGACCTTGAGCTAATCAAAAAGTCGATTAACCTTTCGTTTCGCTCCAATACGCCTCTTGTCGTGCTTTTATCTCCCAGGCTGTGGGAGCCTACGGAGAAATATAGTAGCCCGGAATTCACCATGAAAGAGCGGCACTATGATATCACCTATCACTCTCATATCCCGGAGGCAACGCATACTCGCCTTGAAATGATAAAGGGAATAGTGCCATACCTGAAGGATAGAATAGTGGTATCCAATATCGGGATTCCGAGTAAGGAGCTGTACGCAGCCCTCGACCAGGATACGAACTTTTACATGCTGGGCAGCCTCGGCCTCGCCTCCTCCATAGGCCAGGGGCTTGCCATGGGCCAGGAAAAGGAGGTCATCACGCTCGACGGCGACGGGAGCATTTTAATGAACCCCAACGTGCTGGCGAGCGTTGCGCAGGAAAAGCCAAAAAACCTGACCATAATCTGCTTTGATAATGGCGCCCATGGCTCCACCGGCAACCAGCAAACCTTCGCCAACCGTATGGACCTAGAGCTGCTGGCTAAAGCCTATGGCATCGAAAATACGGTGAAAGCGTCCACTCCATCTGAACTATTAAAAGCGCTCGATACAAAATGTGAAGGCCCCAGGTTCATCCATGCCATAATCCTGGCAAAGAACGCGGACGTGCCCAACATACCGCTATCCCCAGTACAGATAAAGGAGCGGCTCATGGCCGCAATATCCCGAAAATTTTAA